The following are encoded in a window of Algiphilus aromaticivorans DG1253 genomic DNA:
- a CDS encoding amidohydrolase family protein has product MRKLTLGVALLLGACGGSSDPVPETAGEEPVARIYQVARQCVAIRDADGRYVARNEQFYAANADSADDAARFFMQPTDLGSYMLLSGYERQAQQLMESATADGDAGSKVLLGITDPGGQLLDASGSLVGEVGVLVSAVGDILDLVLDPVGPLGSAVNELGHVLGSLGERVGEGNVSPTLAVVDQASDLAIWELAEPQDERFQLTSKATGLKLASNEGFLGLTEAGDLAPQTLFTFEPADGCAEYPEAGLNARLVDSRGPRTHWEGDPDAVYGWVDDHAHITAYEFIGGRVNYGSNFHRFGVDHAIGNCAVNHGPEGTLGILEMVTSTDAFGPHETVGWPTYNEWPRNDSLMHHQTYYRWIERAFLSGQKILVNHITHNEILCQVYPLKRNDCDVMKNVRLQAERTYELQDYIDAQHGGPGRGWFRVVESPAEARKVIADDKMAVVLGIELSKVLNCGEFLDQPECTRGDIRSRLDEVEDLGVRVIFPVHKFDNAFGGHLPHSGFGLGTFLTAGNLLETGHPLEVGNCPLDDNGDDEFSTGAREDLGGVVDALLATLEYTIQQVNPTSPSTEHLCNVRGLSDHGYYLLDELMRRGMLVDVDHMSRRAADAAITYMRGRGYPMISSHDWLGSETLLNALTDAGGFLGRFARGGRDQWVERLTGIAARYDDRPYFGGGIASDVNGIASLPRDPRDGAELSEGRIDYPFRSLDGRVEFDRQVTGDRVFDLYDGRGVAHYGLYPDYIEDTRRFGGPDAQRALDIFYRSAEAWLRMWEEAERIARIR; this is encoded by the coding sequence ATGAGAAAGCTGACTTTGGGCGTGGCCTTGTTGCTCGGCGCCTGTGGGGGAAGTTCCGATCCTGTGCCGGAAACGGCGGGGGAAGAGCCGGTTGCACGTATCTATCAGGTGGCGCGCCAGTGTGTGGCCATCCGCGACGCTGATGGCCGTTACGTTGCGCGTAACGAGCAGTTCTACGCGGCCAATGCGGATTCTGCCGATGATGCGGCGCGTTTCTTCATGCAGCCCACGGATCTGGGCAGCTACATGCTGCTCTCGGGTTACGAGCGCCAAGCGCAGCAGCTGATGGAAAGCGCTACCGCCGACGGAGACGCGGGCAGCAAGGTATTGCTGGGCATTACCGATCCTGGTGGCCAGCTGCTGGACGCCAGTGGCAGCCTCGTAGGTGAAGTCGGTGTGCTGGTCAGCGCGGTGGGGGACATCCTCGATCTGGTGCTGGATCCGGTGGGCCCGCTGGGCTCGGCGGTCAACGAGTTGGGGCATGTGCTCGGCTCGCTCGGTGAGCGTGTAGGTGAGGGCAACGTCTCGCCGACGCTGGCCGTGGTTGATCAGGCCAGCGATCTCGCCATCTGGGAGCTGGCCGAGCCGCAGGATGAGCGTTTCCAGCTCACCTCCAAGGCTACCGGATTGAAGCTGGCCAGCAACGAGGGTTTTCTGGGCTTGACCGAGGCGGGCGATCTCGCGCCGCAGACGCTGTTCACCTTCGAGCCGGCCGACGGCTGCGCCGAGTACCCCGAGGCCGGACTGAACGCGCGCCTCGTCGACTCGCGTGGGCCGCGCACGCACTGGGAGGGCGATCCCGACGCTGTCTACGGCTGGGTCGATGACCACGCCCACATCACTGCCTACGAATTCATCGGTGGCCGCGTCAACTATGGCAGCAACTTCCATCGCTTCGGCGTCGACCACGCCATAGGTAATTGCGCCGTCAATCACGGCCCGGAAGGCACGCTCGGCATCCTGGAGATGGTGACCTCTACGGATGCCTTCGGCCCGCACGAGACGGTGGGCTGGCCTACCTACAACGAGTGGCCGCGCAACGACTCCCTGATGCACCACCAGACCTACTACCGGTGGATCGAGCGCGCCTTCCTCTCGGGCCAGAAGATTCTCGTCAACCACATCACGCACAACGAGATCCTCTGTCAGGTCTATCCGCTCAAGCGCAACGACTGCGACGTCATGAAGAATGTCCGGCTGCAGGCCGAGCGCACCTACGAGCTGCAGGACTACATCGATGCGCAGCATGGGGGTCCGGGGCGCGGCTGGTTCCGCGTCGTGGAATCGCCGGCGGAGGCGCGCAAGGTCATCGCCGACGACAAGATGGCGGTGGTGCTGGGCATCGAGCTGTCGAAGGTGCTGAACTGCGGCGAATTCCTCGACCAGCCCGAATGCACGCGCGGGGACATCCGCAGCCGCCTGGACGAAGTCGAGGATCTGGGCGTGCGCGTGATCTTCCCTGTGCACAAGTTCGACAACGCCTTCGGCGGGCATCTGCCGCACTCCGGCTTCGGCCTGGGCACATTCCTCACCGCCGGCAATCTGCTCGAGACCGGTCATCCGCTGGAGGTCGGCAACTGCCCGCTGGACGACAACGGTGACGACGAATTCTCGACCGGCGCGCGCGAGGATCTGGGCGGCGTGGTGGACGCGCTGCTGGCGACGCTTGAGTACACCATCCAGCAGGTGAACCCCACCAGCCCCAGCACGGAGCACCTCTGCAACGTCCGCGGGCTCAGCGATCACGGCTACTACCTGCTCGATGAGCTCATGCGGCGCGGCATGCTGGTGGATGTCGACCACATGAGCCGCCGCGCGGCCGATGCCGCCATCACCTATATGCGCGGTCGCGGCTATCCCATGATCAGCTCGCACGACTGGCTGGGCTCGGAGACGCTGCTCAACGCGCTGACCGACGCCGGTGGCTTCCTCGGTCGCTTCGCCCGCGGCGGGCGCGATCAGTGGGTGGAGCGCCTGACGGGCATCGCCGCGCGCTATGACGACCGGCCCTACTTTGGCGGCGGCATCGCCTCGGATGTCAACGGCATCGCCAGTCTGCCGCGCGACCCGCGTGACGGTGCCGAGCTCAGCGAAGGCCGCATCGACTATCCCTTCCGCTCCCTCGATGGTCGTGTCGAGTTCGATCGTCAGGTCACCGGCGACCGCGTCTTCGATCTCTACGATGGCCGCGGCGTAGCGCACTACGGCCTGTATCCCGACTATATCGAGGATACGCGCCGCTTCGGTGGCCCGGACGCGCAGCGCGCGCTGGATATCTTCTACCGGTCGGCCGAAGCCTGGCTGCGCATGTGGGAGGAAGCCGAGCGCATCGCGCGCATCCGCTAG
- a CDS encoding marine proteobacterial sortase target protein, translated as MPYQVCSTDCRLPAWRLALLLIALLAGGQGLAEAAPKASGSISLDEVRRGMLLTRSEDGGHRPLPAVDSHVRVRVSGTLARSVLRQRFRNPSNDWVEAIYAFPLPEDAAVDTLRLRIGERIVEGEIQEREQARRTYEVARDAGQRTALVEQQRPNLFTTAVANIPPGAEITVEIAYQHMLDWREGRFSLRVPMAITPRYAGGKASPGAEEAAAPAGWPLLPGELRNTATFGAAQDARSAVDLEVQLQPGFELAELRSHYHSVTREQTEGGMRIRLDPGATADRDFLLSWAPADTAAAQAAFFSETVDDQGYGLLMLTPPPPDSTHLPDAARELIFVLDVSGSMAGLPLRAAKAALQRALDRLQHRDRFNIVIFNHGNTSLFQRAQPATPDTVARAKGWVDGLAADGGTELLGGLRRALTTRGAETETLRQIVFITDGAISEHETLFRAMDAELGSDRLFTVGIGHAPNTHLLSEMAHFGRGTSTYIAAPEEVEDRMGALFRQLEQPALTDLALSLPEGTDMLPRKLPDLYAGEPLIVFMKLDALPDSIAIDGRRGGAAWRRTLALTEPSEQAGIGKAWAREKLRHWQRVEARGADGELVREASLALALEHDLVSRFTSLVAVDKTPARVREALLKRHDIARELPHGMGATEVGLAQTATPARLLLMLAAALLLLALALWLPSRRPA; from the coding sequence ATGCCCTATCAAGTCTGTTCCACCGACTGTCGCCTGCCCGCCTGGCGGCTCGCCCTTCTCCTGATCGCATTGCTGGCCGGCGGCCAGGGCTTGGCCGAAGCCGCGCCGAAGGCAAGCGGCAGCATCTCTCTCGACGAAGTCCGCCGCGGCATGCTGCTGACGCGCAGCGAGGACGGCGGCCACCGCCCGCTACCCGCCGTCGACAGCCATGTGCGCGTGCGCGTCTCCGGAACACTGGCGCGCAGCGTGCTGCGACAGCGTTTCCGCAATCCCAGCAATGATTGGGTGGAAGCGATCTACGCCTTCCCGCTGCCCGAGGATGCCGCCGTCGATACCCTGCGTCTGCGCATCGGCGAACGCATCGTCGAGGGCGAGATCCAGGAACGCGAGCAGGCGCGCCGCACCTACGAAGTTGCCCGTGACGCCGGCCAGCGCACGGCACTGGTCGAGCAGCAGCGACCGAATCTGTTCACGACGGCGGTCGCCAACATCCCGCCCGGCGCCGAGATCACCGTGGAGATCGCCTACCAGCACATGCTCGACTGGCGCGAGGGCCGCTTCAGCTTGCGCGTACCGATGGCCATCACGCCGCGCTACGCCGGCGGCAAGGCGTCGCCCGGCGCAGAAGAGGCGGCCGCGCCTGCCGGCTGGCCGCTGCTGCCCGGCGAGCTGCGCAACACCGCCACCTTCGGCGCGGCGCAAGACGCGCGCAGCGCGGTAGACCTCGAGGTCCAGCTACAGCCGGGCTTCGAACTCGCCGAGCTGCGCAGTCACTATCACTCCGTGACGCGCGAACAGACCGAGGGCGGCATGCGCATCCGCCTCGATCCCGGCGCCACGGCCGACCGCGACTTCCTGCTGTCCTGGGCGCCGGCGGACACGGCGGCGGCGCAAGCCGCCTTCTTCAGTGAAACGGTCGACGATCAGGGCTACGGCCTCCTCATGCTGACGCCGCCGCCACCCGACAGTACGCACCTGCCCGATGCCGCGCGCGAGCTGATCTTCGTGCTGGACGTCTCCGGCTCCATGGCCGGCCTGCCGCTGCGCGCCGCCAAGGCCGCGCTGCAGCGAGCGCTGGATCGACTGCAGCACCGCGATCGCTTCAATATCGTCATCTTCAATCACGGCAATACCAGCCTGTTTCAGCGCGCGCAGCCGGCAACGCCGGACACCGTCGCCCGCGCCAAGGGCTGGGTCGACGGGCTTGCCGCCGACGGCGGCACCGAGCTCCTCGGCGGCCTGCGCCGGGCACTGACCACGCGCGGCGCGGAGACCGAGACGCTGCGCCAGATCGTCTTCATCACCGACGGCGCCATCAGCGAGCACGAGACGCTGTTCCGCGCCATGGATGCGGAGCTGGGCAGCGACCGGCTGTTCACGGTGGGCATCGGCCACGCGCCAAACACGCATCTGCTGAGCGAGATGGCGCACTTCGGGCGCGGCACCAGCACCTATATCGCCGCGCCGGAAGAAGTCGAAGACCGCATGGGCGCCCTCTTCCGCCAGCTGGAGCAACCGGCGCTCACCGATCTGGCGCTGTCGCTGCCGGAAGGCACCGACATGCTGCCGCGCAAGCTGCCCGACCTCTACGCCGGCGAGCCGCTGATCGTCTTCATGAAGCTCGACGCGCTGCCCGACAGCATCGCCATCGATGGTCGACGCGGCGGCGCGGCCTGGCGCCGGACGCTGGCGCTGACCGAGCCCAGTGAGCAGGCCGGTATCGGCAAGGCCTGGGCGCGCGAGAAGCTGCGCCACTGGCAACGCGTCGAGGCGCGCGGCGCCGATGGCGAGCTGGTGCGCGAGGCCAGCCTGGCGCTGGCGCTGGAGCACGATCTGGTCAGCCGCTTCACCAGCCTGGTCGCCGTCGACAAGACGCCGGCGCGGGTGCGCGAGGCCCTGCTCAAGCGTCACGACATTGCGCGCGAGCTGCCGCACGGCATGGGCGCGACCGAGGTCGGGCTGGCGCAGACCGCCACCCCTGCCCGGCTGCTGCTGATGCTCGCCGCCGCCCTGCTGCTGCTGGCGCTGGCGCTGTGGCTGCCGAGCCGGAGGCCGGCGTGA
- the creB gene encoding two-component system response regulator CreB, with protein sequence MSRSVVLLVEDEPAIADNVVYALEGDGLSVQWARTGGEALALLPDISPALVILDVGLPDVNGFDLCRQMREQVTAPIIFLTARDTEVDRVVGLEIGGDDYVVKPFSPRELAARVRAHLRAMQRLQGAVASPPEEAGGFEVDEAAQTVRFNGSPLGLTRYEFRLLATMYRRPERVFSREQLLEAAWDDPVGVFDRTVDTHIKTLRRKLREASGGMDPIRTCRGVGYAYSPERQGSSE encoded by the coding sequence ATGTCGCGCAGCGTCGTTCTGCTGGTGGAGGATGAGCCCGCCATCGCCGATAACGTCGTCTACGCCCTGGAGGGTGATGGCCTGAGCGTGCAATGGGCGCGCACCGGGGGCGAGGCGCTGGCGCTTCTACCCGACATTTCCCCGGCGCTTGTGATTCTGGACGTGGGCCTGCCCGATGTGAACGGCTTCGACCTCTGCCGGCAGATGCGCGAGCAGGTGACCGCGCCCATCATCTTCCTGACCGCGCGCGACACCGAGGTGGACCGTGTCGTCGGACTGGAGATTGGCGGTGACGACTACGTCGTCAAGCCCTTCAGCCCGCGCGAGCTGGCCGCGCGGGTGCGCGCGCATCTGCGCGCCATGCAGCGGCTGCAGGGTGCCGTGGCGTCGCCGCCGGAGGAAGCCGGCGGCTTCGAGGTCGACGAGGCCGCGCAGACGGTGCGCTTCAACGGCAGCCCGCTGGGGCTGACGCGCTACGAGTTCCGGCTGCTGGCAACGATGTACCGGCGTCCCGAGCGTGTCTTCAGCCGCGAGCAGCTGCTGGAGGCGGCCTGGGATGACCCGGTGGGTGTCTTCGACCGCACCGTCGACACCCACATCAAGACGCTGCGCCGCAAGCTGCGCGAGGCCAGCGGTGGGATGGATCCGATCCGAACCTGTCGCGGCGTCGGCTACGCCTATAGCCCTGAGCGCCAGGGAAGCTCTGAGTGA
- a CDS encoding class GN sortase: MSRLRGLRRWLAAGAGLAGVALAAWSLSIPAKAVLAQMMLERAWTQTLAEGGRHRSWPGAEHWPVARLRFPSLDESHIVLEGDGGHALAFAPGRNPRSGMPGEARTTIISAHRDTHFRRLGELTAGDLIVVETARGSLRYRVTETRVVDSRHTRARIRDVPELLLVTCWPLDAVDPGGPQRFVLTAAREPALHAAAPARRD, encoded by the coding sequence GTGAGCCGGCTTCGCGGCCTGCGGCGCTGGCTGGCAGCCGGCGCCGGCCTGGCCGGAGTCGCGCTGGCCGCCTGGTCCCTCAGCATCCCGGCCAAGGCCGTTCTCGCCCAGATGATGCTGGAGCGCGCCTGGACGCAGACCCTGGCCGAGGGCGGGCGACACCGCTCCTGGCCCGGGGCCGAGCACTGGCCGGTGGCACGCCTGCGCTTTCCGAGCCTGGATGAGAGCCACATCGTGCTTGAGGGCGACGGCGGCCACGCGCTGGCCTTCGCCCCGGGCCGCAATCCGCGCTCCGGCATGCCGGGGGAGGCGCGCACCACGATCATCAGCGCGCACCGCGACACCCACTTCCGCCGACTCGGCGAACTGACGGCCGGCGACCTCATCGTTGTCGAAACCGCCCGCGGCAGCCTGCGCTACCGCGTCACCGAGACCCGCGTTGTCGACAGTCGGCACACCCGCGCGCGCATTCGCGACGTGCCGGAGCTGCTGCTGGTGACCTGCTGGCCCCTCGACGCCGTCGATCCCGGCGGCCCGCAGCGCTTCGTGCTGACTGCGGCGCGCGAGCCGGCGCTGCACGCGGCAGCGCCGGCTCGCCGGGACTAG
- the creC gene encoding two-component system sensor histidine kinase CreC, which produces MSLRSRTYLLFALAVTAGICAVVYWLRADMLPRYMEAQEDILADTAHVLATQIAATALVRRGGEITPSAALLADSLAPMHDRALQARISSLLKTDIGLRLYVTDRRGIVVFDSDNGRDYGEDYSEWRDVHRALQDEYGARTTQGDALYPKGSAIYVAAPIYHQGTVVGAVGVGKSTRNAERFIVSAVERLVLTAAAVLVVALLLGAVLYHWLSQPLERLHSYAVALRSGRRQAPPKLGKDEVGRIGTAMTELRDALDGKQYVEHYVQSLAHELKSSTAAITGAAELLEADMPPADRERFIANIHSEAGRLEAIVRRVLELATLENQRGLQQSEPIALDALIADCIAAERPRAEARGVTLQRAGAESLTVEGDRFLLQQALSNLLANAVDFSPQGSAVTVSAQAEAGAVVVAVRDEGPGIPDYARERVFERFYSLPRADGRKSTGLGLAFVAEIADLHGGGVVLENAAGGGARADLRLPAG; this is translated from the coding sequence GTGTCGCTGCGCAGCCGCACTTATCTGCTCTTTGCGCTGGCTGTGACCGCCGGCATCTGTGCCGTCGTCTACTGGCTGCGTGCCGACATGCTGCCGCGCTACATGGAGGCGCAGGAGGACATCCTGGCCGACACCGCGCATGTGCTGGCCACGCAGATCGCGGCGACCGCGCTGGTGCGCCGGGGCGGCGAGATCACGCCCAGCGCTGCGCTGCTGGCGGACAGCCTGGCGCCCATGCATGACCGCGCCCTGCAGGCGCGTATCAGCAGTCTGCTGAAGACCGATATCGGCCTGCGCCTCTACGTCACCGATCGCCGGGGCATTGTTGTCTTCGACTCGGACAACGGGCGCGACTACGGCGAGGACTACAGCGAGTGGCGCGATGTTCACCGTGCCCTGCAGGACGAGTACGGCGCGCGCACGACGCAGGGTGACGCGCTGTACCCGAAGGGATCGGCGATTTACGTGGCCGCGCCGATCTACCATCAGGGCACGGTCGTGGGTGCGGTGGGTGTGGGCAAGTCCACGCGCAACGCCGAGCGCTTCATCGTCTCGGCCGTGGAGCGGCTGGTGCTCACTGCCGCCGCAGTGCTGGTGGTCGCGCTGCTGCTGGGCGCGGTGCTCTATCACTGGCTGAGTCAGCCGCTGGAGCGGCTGCACAGCTACGCCGTGGCGCTGCGCAGTGGTCGCCGTCAGGCGCCGCCGAAACTCGGCAAGGATGAGGTGGGACGCATCGGCACGGCCATGACGGAGCTGCGCGACGCCCTCGATGGCAAGCAGTACGTCGAGCACTACGTGCAGTCGCTGGCGCACGAGCTGAAAAGCTCGACGGCGGCCATCACTGGCGCCGCCGAGCTGCTAGAAGCCGATATGCCGCCGGCCGACCGCGAGCGCTTCATCGCCAACATCCACAGCGAGGCCGGTCGGCTCGAGGCCATCGTCCGTCGCGTGCTGGAGCTGGCCACGCTGGAGAATCAGCGCGGCTTGCAGCAGTCGGAGCCCATCGCATTGGACGCCCTGATCGCCGATTGCATCGCAGCCGAGCGCCCGCGCGCCGAGGCGCGCGGCGTAACCCTTCAACGCGCAGGCGCTGAGTCCCTGACCGTGGAAGGCGACCGCTTCCTGCTGCAGCAGGCCTTGAGCAATCTGTTGGCCAATGCCGTGGATTTTTCGCCGCAAGGCAGCGCCGTGACGGTTAGCGCACAGGCCGAGGCCGGCGCGGTGGTCGTAGCCGTTCGCGACGAGGGTCCGGGGATTCCAGATTACGCCCGCGAGCGCGTCTTCGAGCGCTTCTATTCGCTGCCACGCGCCGACGGCCGCAAGAGTACCGGGCTGGGGCTGGCTTTCGTCGCCGAGATCGCCGATCTGCACGGAGGCGGTGTCGTTCTGGAAAACGCCGCTGGGGGCGGAGCCAGGGCGGATCTCCGACTTCCGGCCGGCTGA